A stretch of the Leptidea sinapis chromosome 17, ilLepSina1.1, whole genome shotgun sequence genome encodes the following:
- the LOC126968936 gene encoding aromatic-L-amino-acid decarboxylase, whose translation MEAKEFKDFAKAMTDYIAEYLENLRDRQVVPSVKPGYLRPLVPEQAPEKAEPWTAVMADIERVVMSGVTHWHSPRFHAYFPTANSYPAIVADMLSGAIACIGFSWIASPACTELEVVMMDWLGQMLGLPEEFLARSGGEGGGVIQGTASEATLVALLGAKSRAIHRTKEQHPDWSDVEILSKLVGYCNKQAHSSVERAGLLGGVKLRSLKPDNKRRLRGETLKEAIEEDLKNGLIPFYVVATLGTTSSCAFDNLEEIGDVCREFDVWLHIDAAYAGSAFICPEYRYLMKGIEKADSFNFNPHKWLLVNFDCSALWLKQPRWIVDAFNVDPLYLKHDQQGAAPDYRHWQIPLGRRFRSLKLWFVLRLYGVENLQKYIRGHIDMAHLFEKLCLSDPRFEVVEEVVMGLVCFRLKGDNETNEALLRRINGRGKIHLVPSKIDDTYFLRLAVCSRYTVDNDIHISWEEIKASADELLAEKKTHA comes from the exons ATGGAGGCAAAAGAGTTTAAGGATTTCGCCAAGGCGATGACGGACTACATTGCTGAATACTTGGAAAATTTGAGAGACAG GCAAGTGGTGCCCTCGGTAAAGCCAGGGTACTTAAGACCGCTAGTGCCCGAGCAAGCTCCGGAAAAGGCTGAACCCTGGACAGCTGTGATGGCCGACATTGAACGTGTCGTCATGTCGGGTGTCACTCACTGGCACTCCCCGAGGTTCCACGCATACTTCCCGACTGCCAACTCCTACCCTGCTATTGTGGCGGATATGCTGAGTGGAGCTATTGCCTGCATTGGCTTTTCTTGG atCGCAAGTCCAGCATGTACAGAACTGGAAGTTGTGATGATGGACTGGCTGGGTCAGATGTTGGGGCTCCCTGAAGAGTTCCTGGCTCGATCTGGAGGCGAAGGTGGTGGCGTGATTCAGGGAACAGCTAGTGAGGCCACACTCGTGGCACTTCTGGGAGCTAAGTCCCGGGCCATTCACAGGACTAAGGAGCAACACCCAGACTGGAGTGACGTTGAAATCCTATCGAAGCTTGTGGGATATTGTAACA aGCAAGCACATTCATCTGTGGAACGCGCGGGTCTACTGGGAGGTGTTAAGTTGCGTTCTTTGAAACCGGACAACAAACGTCGCCTCCGAGGTGAAACCCTGAAAGAAGCTATAGAGGAAGACTTAAAAAATGGACTCATACCCTTTTAT GTGGTGGCAACATTGGGAACGACCTCATCCTGTGCTTTCGACAATCTTGAAGAAATCGGCGACGTCTGCCGCGAGTTTGATGTTTGGCTTCACATCGACGCCGCCTACGCCGGCTCTGCGTTCATATGCCCTGAATACCGGTACCTAATGAAAGGAATCGAAAAGGCAGACTCATTCAATTTCAACCCACACAAATGGCTATTAGTTAACTTTGATTGTTCTGCACTGTGGCTCAAACAGCCACGTTGGATTGTCGACGCGTTCAACGTGGATCCGCTGTACTTGAAGCATGACCAGCAAGGTGCCGCCCCGGATTACCGCCATTGGCAGATACCACTAGGGCGTCGGTTTAGATCGCTCAAATTATGGTTCGTACTCAGACTGTACGGTGTTGAGAACCTACAGAAATACATACGGGGCCACATCGATATGGCACACCTTTTCGAGAAACTCTGCCTATCGGATCCGCGTTTTGAAGTTGTGGAAGAAGTCGTTATGGGTCTGGTTTGCTTTAGGCTTAAAGGTGACAACGAAACTAACGAGGCATTACTGAGGCGCATTAACGGGCGTGGAAAGATTCATTTGGTGCCATCCAAAATCGACGATACATATTTCTTGAGGCTTGCCGTGTGTTCACGGTATACTGTCGacaacgatattcatatttcatGGGAAGAAATCAAGGCTTCTGCAGATGAACTGCTCGCCGAAAAGAAGACGCATGCTTAA
- the LOC126968921 gene encoding peroxisomal N(1)-acetyl-spermine/spermidine oxidase-like: protein MKLASVSPSWLTKWNIFMEYVCSRGFGTYIELSRRSRRSLSSGVCSRNEQCILDSCCINPACKEPRVIIVGAGMAGLSAAHRLTQCGVRNFVVLEAKERPGGRIHSCWLGDAVIEMGAEWIYGACLPNSVYTLASQDRLLQTPLPRLDPSRGLFCTSEGRAVDLPVTITAYHTFRQIEQQAANLFRLGGEMPHGSLLNFLGLRIQQELHNFPEDQRYDAARVMFGLSNILRNRCGDDLSLVSADQYGSYIELPGGSVRVPLGYVGVLAPLLRGLTDNCIRYNKAVNVIRWGKGQAGDGRVLVKCCDGEELTADYVIVTLSLGCLKCQADKLFAPPLSTCKLDAICSLGFGLSDKVFLEYAEPFWVCHEGNLKLAWSAEELQSRSDWSKGVCSVDEMPGSKHVLCAWISGQEAAMMESMSDGDVAEGLTQLLRKFTGNPCLPYPQMMLRSRWASDPHFCGAYSYMGCCSTVSHQCELGTPLPGPCDAGAPILLFAGEATVPGYFATVHGARLSGIREAERIVLLTKKFDGPPPP, encoded by the exons ATGAAATTGGCGAGTGTATCACCCTCGTGGCTGACaaaatggaatatttttatggaatatgttTGTTCAAGAGGATTTGGTACATATATAGAGTTATCACGAAGATCGCGACGGTCTTTGAGTAGTGGAGTTTGTTCTCGGAATGAACAGTGTATTTTAGATTCCTGTTGCATAAATCCTGCTTGTAAAGAGCCACGTGTCATCATTGTTGGGGCGGGAATGGCTGGTTTGTCTGCAGCTCATCGTCTCACGCAGTGTGGTGTTCGAAATTTTGTTGTACTGGAAGCAAAAGAAAG ACCTGGTGGTAGAATTCATTCCTGTTGGCTGGGCGACGCTGTTATTGAAATGGGTGCAGAGTGGATATACGGAGCGTGCTTGCCTAATTCAGTTTACACACTGGCGTCTCAGGACCGGCTATTACAGACACCCCTTCCTCGATTGGATCCATCAAGAGGGTTATTTTGCACAAGCGAAGGGCGAGCTGTTGATTTACCCGTGACCATAACAGCATATCATACATTTCGGCAAATAGAACAGCAAGCTGCAAATTTGTTCAGATTGGGCGGTGAAATGCCACATGGAAGTTTGCTCAATTTTCTCGGTTTGCGAATTCAACAGGAACTGCATAACTTTCCAGAGGATCAGAGATATGATGCCGCCCGCGTAATGTTCGGTCTTTCAAATATATTACGCAACCGTTGTGGCGATGATCTTTCTTTGGTGAGCGCAGATCAATACGGCAGTTACATTGAACTACCAGGCGGAAGCGTCAGAGTTCCACTCGGTTACGTCGGAGTGCTGGCACCTTTGCTCCGAGGGTTAACAGACAACTGCATTCGCTACAACAAGGCAGTAAATGTGATAAGATGGGGCAAAGGACAAGCAGGAGACGGCAGAGTACTAGTTAAATGCTGTGACGGGGAGGAGCTTACAGCAGACTATGTTATTGTGACATTGTCATTAGGGTGTTTGAAGTGTCAAGCCGATAAATTATTTGCTCCCCCTCTTTCCACATGCAAACTTGATGCCATTTGTAGCTTAGGCTTTGGTCTGAGTGATAAAGTTTTCCTAGAGTATGCTGAACCGTTTTGGGTTTGTCATGAAGGTAATCTCAAACTAGCTTGGTCGGCAGAAGAACTGCAGTCGAGGAGCGATTGGAGTAAAGGAGTGTGCTCTGTGGATGAAATGCCAGGCAGTAAGCATGTTTTGTGTGCATGGATTTCCGGCCAAGAGGCGGCGATGATGGAATCGATGTCTGATGGCGATGTGGCTGAAGGTCTCACCCAACTATTACGCAAGTTTACTGGAAATCCGTGTCTGCCATATCCTCAGATGATGTTGAGGTCCCGATGGGCGTCCGACCCGCACTTCTGCGGCGCCTATTCATACATGGGTTGCTGCTCGACTGTGAGCCACCAGTGTGAACTAGGCACACCCTTGCCTGGTCCTTGTGACGCGGGGGCTCCTATTCTCTTGTTTGCTGGTGAAGCAACTGTGCCAGGCTACTTCGCCACTGTACACGGTGCGCGTCTCAGTGGTATTCGCGAAGCAGAACGTATCGTTTTACTCACTAAAAAGTTCGATGGTCCTCCACCACCATAA
- the LOC126968944 gene encoding BTB/POZ domain-containing protein 6 isoform X2 — translation MDIYFQSQKQSSLYNRVKKLLISYDWSDCSFIVNDKEFKAHKLILGISSPVFEAMFYGPLSASHKVVITDINPCTFQLLLNYIYTDKVDVTSIEEAYDLLYAAKKYLLDDLASICCDYVLSNMSIDNVITVLNYPDYIQVATLVTSARKLFCQYAKYLFQEHINEISLVCLHLILESNEINISELKLIRHVFEWTKYYCEQNNIPNDLSSRRDVLISNGLFCLLRFKTLCLNELNLIINDEKNLLLSDEEVVILRATLSNKKLQKTICKLNNNYAKRGLLQIKWDLCHRAPIRSECPITINHQNCNVQSRFKSNRSILIHCLQVESQMSPFDNIYRSPNNEYCEHLRISIVCESDNSIIKNFTYKQAVDYDSTIQIEFPDSLLIKKDTWYTIKFHWPVCSYYKYLYGVQSRDLYYCNNNIVFEFRDIATTSVGSFLKGLKFCM, via the coding sequence ATGGATATATATTTTCAAAGCCAGAAACAAAGTAGTTTATACAACAGAGTGAAGAAACTATTGATATCGTATGATTGGAGCGATTGCAGTTTTATTGTTAACGATAAAGAATTCAAAGCTCATAAACTGATACTGGGTATTAGCAGCCCTGTATTTGAAGCAATGTTTTACGGCCCATTGTCAGCAAgtcataaagttgtcatcacaGATATAAATCCATGTACTTTTCAACTACTTCTGAATTACATATATACAGATAAAGTAGACGTAACATCCATTGAAGAAGCATATGATTTATTGTATGCAGCAAAGAAGTATTTACTTGATGACTTAGCCTCTATTTGCTGTGATTATGTATTGAGTAATATGAGCATTGACAATGTTAtaactgtattaaattatccaGATTATATTCAGGTCGCTACACTAGTTACTTCCGCTCGAAAACTATTCTGCCAATATGCAAAGTATTTGTTTCAAGAACACATCAATGAAATTTCACTTGTTTGCTTACACTTAATTCTAGAGAGCAATGAAATCAATATAAgtgaattgaaattaataagacATGTATTTGAATGGACTAAATATTATTGTGAACAAAACAACATTCCCAACGATCTCAGTAGTAGAAGAGATGTTCTAATAAGTAAtggtttattttgtttgttgcgGTTCAAAACATTATGCTTAAATGAATTAAATCTCATtataaatgatgaaaaaaatCTTCTCCTGTCAGATGAAGAAGTGGTCATATTAAGAGCAActttgtcaaataaaaaattacaaaaaacaatcTGTAAGTTGAATAATAACTATGCAAAACGAGGTCTTCTACAAATTAAATGGGATCTCTGCCACCGTGCTCCCATTAGATCAGAATGTCCAATAACAATCAACCACCAAAACTGTAATGTACAATCAAGGTTTAAATCAAATAGGTCGATATTGATTCATTGTCTCCAAGTCGAATCACAAATGTCTCCCTTTGATAACATTTACCGTAGTCCAAATAATGAATATTGCGAGCATCTTAGAATTTCAATAGTTTGTGAATCAGataatagtattattaaaaattttacttacaaACAAGCAGTTGACTATGATTCCACAATTCAAATAGAATTTCCTGATTCGTTATTGATTAAAAAAGACACTTGGTATACAATTAAGTTCCACTGGCCTGTTTGttcgtattataaatatttgtatggtGTTCAATCTAGGGATCTGTATTActgtaacaataatattgtgTTTGAATTTCGAGATATTGCTACTACAAGTGTTGGTAGCTTTCTGAAAGGactaaaattttgtatgtag
- the LOC126968944 gene encoding BTB/POZ domain-containing protein 6 isoform X1: MIHKQMDIYFQSQKQSSLYNRVKKLLISYDWSDCSFIVNDKEFKAHKLILGISSPVFEAMFYGPLSASHKVVITDINPCTFQLLLNYIYTDKVDVTSIEEAYDLLYAAKKYLLDDLASICCDYVLSNMSIDNVITVLNYPDYIQVATLVTSARKLFCQYAKYLFQEHINEISLVCLHLILESNEINISELKLIRHVFEWTKYYCEQNNIPNDLSSRRDVLISNGLFCLLRFKTLCLNELNLIINDEKNLLLSDEEVVILRATLSNKKLQKTICKLNNNYAKRGLLQIKWDLCHRAPIRSECPITINHQNCNVQSRFKSNRSILIHCLQVESQMSPFDNIYRSPNNEYCEHLRISIVCESDNSIIKNFTYKQAVDYDSTIQIEFPDSLLIKKDTWYTIKFHWPVCSYYKYLYGVQSRDLYYCNNNIVFEFRDIATTSVGSFLKGLKFCM; this comes from the exons ATGATCCATAAACAG ATGGATATATATTTTCAAAGCCAGAAACAAAGTAGTTTATACAACAGAGTGAAGAAACTATTGATATCGTATGATTGGAGCGATTGCAGTTTTATTGTTAACGATAAAGAATTCAAAGCTCATAAACTGATACTGGGTATTAGCAGCCCTGTATTTGAAGCAATGTTTTACGGCCCATTGTCAGCAAgtcataaagttgtcatcacaGATATAAATCCATGTACTTTTCAACTACTTCTGAATTACATATATACAGATAAAGTAGACGTAACATCCATTGAAGAAGCATATGATTTATTGTATGCAGCAAAGAAGTATTTACTTGATGACTTAGCCTCTATTTGCTGTGATTATGTATTGAGTAATATGAGCATTGACAATGTTAtaactgtattaaattatccaGATTATATTCAGGTCGCTACACTAGTTACTTCCGCTCGAAAACTATTCTGCCAATATGCAAAGTATTTGTTTCAAGAACACATCAATGAAATTTCACTTGTTTGCTTACACTTAATTCTAGAGAGCAATGAAATCAATATAAgtgaattgaaattaataagacATGTATTTGAATGGACTAAATATTATTGTGAACAAAACAACATTCCCAACGATCTCAGTAGTAGAAGAGATGTTCTAATAAGTAAtggtttattttgtttgttgcgGTTCAAAACATTATGCTTAAATGAATTAAATCTCATtataaatgatgaaaaaaatCTTCTCCTGTCAGATGAAGAAGTGGTCATATTAAGAGCAActttgtcaaataaaaaattacaaaaaacaatcTGTAAGTTGAATAATAACTATGCAAAACGAGGTCTTCTACAAATTAAATGGGATCTCTGCCACCGTGCTCCCATTAGATCAGAATGTCCAATAACAATCAACCACCAAAACTGTAATGTACAATCAAGGTTTAAATCAAATAGGTCGATATTGATTCATTGTCTCCAAGTCGAATCACAAATGTCTCCCTTTGATAACATTTACCGTAGTCCAAATAATGAATATTGCGAGCATCTTAGAATTTCAATAGTTTGTGAATCAGataatagtattattaaaaattttacttacaaACAAGCAGTTGACTATGATTCCACAATTCAAATAGAATTTCCTGATTCGTTATTGATTAAAAAAGACACTTGGTATACAATTAAGTTCCACTGGCCTGTTTGttcgtattataaatatttgtatggtGTTCAATCTAGGGATCTGTATTActgtaacaataatattgtgTTTGAATTTCGAGATATTGCTACTACAAGTGTTGGTAGCTTTCTGAAAGGactaaaattttgtatgtag
- the LOC126968885 gene encoding uncharacterized protein LOC126968885: MATSNSDPLDDFDLSFLHPTNNVTDRNEKQRQSLVHIKNKIIASNSLIQKYYAQRNKLKEANDLLITTKEECKRVCIEYKAKLDWCTELEKDRQQLNDKNKELENKNILLSSQVEALKSHTHQLQLLVKEQELSLKQSNIKNEPEKRNKSIEKKVSSLEKEKGKYLKDIQWMKSIILGRKKLTNYHRDILVKYESGNSCEDSCGLSDESNFNDSPLGSTLYSPNSEEDNNAAIKMLRNYENNFMKSDETVSEDTGRASSLALSDTDKTYDSPEDFSKTPFENRIYVETATSPIRIEDEGITSENTLEDEIVTNPQLFEDDFMPASPNIFDDEALLSDNPIAQKDSTSKSPQYFIMDIPLTSEVITIKEKIQLADACTSPIHLERDVVHEATSPIIFEPDVETLADDAHKPNNSTALMEPSIVNLLNVTETHHKHSVNNVELEISQDAIKKNVCFLETTNNKISSEEINNDNEVATILNNMRMQHELMSPLPQTSPTIKITRKNISNSTVQKPHISDSNMTSLDALNIMANSENFNGQLLTYLNKEFSSIKHVISCLSKEIEQLSQLNTNVQLDNSTPHKSVFDDDTNDSLCDHNDLIEQDPVILNVEQLSESTTNNSSNIITEAESRVLNGETDNLTKHSYAIKRKSQHVSKHGKPNRNILLKHKKGKIIKQRNKKSNVLQSGKRNIRNKSLPKKIITDINNTNNFNNLELIQNHIQGDKELFCFENDEEIGSVNNINENVGGSPDKERRRAKTRKLSKLDKFRKKLYPIVKYTRSITPPRLRTSRKKLHKVRIVKRGPMKPADILNNKEAYEKAAKVMAQIRMKEKSNLQTHKTIDETSKDKDNVEEIGLSEKFDKTVSNCRDNLKKPNTNSPKKRNTNSPNLMKSCKNVTRSRRSLIELQKLGPISNLVDDLMVTEEVNADISCDNTNRFKQKQTCLKRALLDSDAPISCKRLLRSTSKTLKEIDDATNSKVIEKENLNIKQSKRKDSSIDSIIAEMDTNDSKTQLDEKYKSRNFHHPSDSKRKQSLQKDAHRTKSCHNEANQKSEEKLKRESFQEKEIVSYNDIDMFSTESELDHVSCNDKMDNTDLINHETPKKLENHTESRRILRSSISSNQGTNKTDTTIITRATDQNVNEEKIKCFHKPSNARESRNSENNDIDGNIINFEKSVLCKMIEKYARNVIKYAPRKISDKVMKPLYDKFDKVLLEIVELTPKKAIAWVKKFAADIVEHWTKKQFLIVLMNYLQNPSRKLELFSKVNFNPGPPMTKQEYYILILLNEINSIRPNYNIVSNVLNNIEFTLFQLNKSPVFDTIETLSHFYAVICRYHILKRQLRTFLLDAMYCLQFKAIPLIKQCLSVWNQILPLAHMNYAKSPLITCIVYLLHFYKCKDPFNRVSEIRYLLQKKHFFTITDWNEAKILDMFSNAITEVKDNPAEQKMLRIALLIVAKRLGPKWCQKHIITDKLLPLIEKQGTTKKVKIFCIKLLGPLVKPFPATMKVHCEIIVNRLCDMLYENGSLEIKEAIAYSLIFMNKHSPNKVTEALMSWQPTKISLELECLLKDFVREKPFHAWKMIVSRVQNNY; encoded by the exons ATGGCTACCAGTAATTCGGACCCCTTAGATGATTTCGATCTAAGCTTTCTTCATCCTACAAATAAT GTAACTGACAGGAATGAAAAACAGCGCCAATCACTAGtccacattaaaaataaaattattgcgaGCAA CTCTCTAATACAGAAGTATTATGCGCAGAGAAATAAACTCAAAGAAGCAAATGATCTGTTAATAACAACTAAAGAAGAATGTAAGCGAGTTTGTATTGAATACAAAGCCAAATTAGATTGGTGTACAGAGCTGGAGAAA GATAGGCAGCAGTTGAACGATAAAAACAAAGaattagaaaacaaaaacatattattgagTAGCCAAGTTGAAGCTTTAAAATCACATACACATCAGCTCCAG ttgcTGGTAAAGGAACAGGAATTATCGTTGAAACagagtaatataaaaaatgaacctgaaaaaagaaataaatctaTTGAGAAAAAAGTTTCCTCCCTAGAGAAGGAAAAGGggaaatatttaaaagatattcAGTGGATGAAGAGCATAATTCTTGGTCGCA aGAAACTAACTAACTATCACCGagatattttagtaaaatatgaaAGTGGCAACAGTTGCGAGGACAGTTGTGGTTTATCTGATGAAAGTAATTTCAATGACAGTCCGCTGGGCTCTACACTGTATTCACCAAACTCTGAAGAG GATAATAATGCAGCTATTAAGATGTTGCGTAACTATGAAAACAACTTTATGAAATCAG atgagaCTGTGAGTGAAGATACGGGCCGAGCATCATCATTGGCCCTCTCTGATACTGACAAAACTTATGATAGCCCTGAAGACTTTTCAAAGACTCCCTTTGAAAATAGAATATATGTAGAAACTGCTACTAGTCCCATTAGGATTGAGGATGAGGGTATAACATCAGAAAACACACTGGAAGATGAAATTGTAACAAATCCACAACTATTTGAAGATGATTTCATGCCAGCTAGtccaaatatttttgatgatgAAGCTTTGCTCAGTGACAATCCAATTGCACAAAAAGATTCAACTAGTAAAAGtcctcaatattttattatggacATTCCTTTGACTTCTGAAGTTATTACTATAAAAGAAAAGATACAGTTAGCTGATGCCTGTACAAGTCCAATTCATTTAGAGAGAGATGTTGTTCATGAAGCAACCAGTCCAATTATTTTTGAGCCAGATGTAGAGACACTTGCTGATGATGCACATAAACCAAATAATTCAACAGCGCTCATGGAACCTTCaatagtaaatttattaaatgtcaCTGAAACACATCATAAACATTCTGTAAATAATGTCGAGCTTGAAATTTCTCAAGATGCTATCAAAAAGAATGTTTGCTTTTTGGAgactactaataataaaatatctagtGAAGAAATCAATAATGACAATGAAGTTGCTACAATTCTAAATAATATGAGAATGCAACATGAATTAATGTCACCTCTTCCACAGACCAGTCcaacaataaaaataactcgtaaaaatataagcaaCTCAACAGTGCAAAAACCGCACATTTCCGACAGTAATATGACATCCTTGGATGCTCTAAATATAATGGCAAATAGTGAGAATTTCAATGGTCAACTTCTTACTTATCTGAATAAAGAATTTTCAAGTATTAAACATGTTATTTCATGTTTATCTAAGGAAATAGAACAATTAAGCCAACTTAATACCAATGTTCAGCTTGATAATTCTACTCCACATAAATCAGTTTTTGATGATGATACAAATGATAGTTTATGTGATCATAATGACTTAATTGAGCAGGATCCTGTAATATTAAATGTAGAACAGCTTAGTGAAAgtaccacaaataattcaagtaaCATCATAACAGAAGCTGAGAGTCGAGTTTTAAATGGTGAAACTGATAATTTAACTAAACACAGTTACGCTATTAAACGAAAATCTCAACATGTATCCAAACATGGAAAACCTAATCGAAACATTCTCTTGAAGCATAAAaaaggtaaaattataaaacagagAAACAAAAAGAGTAACGTACTTCAAAGTGGAAAGAGAAACATTCGTAATAAAAgtttaccaaaaaaaataataactgacataaataatacaaacaatttcaataatcttgaattAATTCAAAACCATATTCAAGGTGACAAAGAATTGTTCTGTTTTGAAAATGATGAAGAAATAGGTTCTGTAAATAACATCAATGAAAATGTTGGAGGTAGTCCAGATAAAGAAAGGCGGAGAGCTAAGACTCGAAAGCTATCAAAACTGGATAAATTCAGGAAGAAGTTATACCCAATAGTTAAATATACTAGGTCTATTACACCCCCAAGATTAAGAACATCGAGGAAAAAATTACACAAAGTACGAATAGTGAAAAGGGGTCCTATGAAACCTGCAgatattctaaataataaagAGGCATATGAAAAGGCTGCAAAAGTAATGGCCCAGATAAGGATgaaagaaaaatcaaatttacaaACACATAAAACAATAGATGAAACATCTAAGGACAAAGATAATGTTGAAGAAATAGGGTTGTCGGAGAAATTTGACAAAACTGTCAGTAATTGtcgtgataatttaaaaaaacctaaCACGAATTCTCCAAAGAAAAGAAACACGAATTCTCCTAATTTAATGAAAAGCTGTAAGAATGTCACTAGAAGTCGTCGAAGTCTTATAGAACTACAGAAATTAGGTCCAATATCGAACCTTGTGGATGATTTAATGGTTACTGAAGAGGTAAATGCGGATATTTCATGTGACAATACTAATagatttaaacaaaaacaaacatgCCTAAAGCGTGCCTTGCTAGATAGTGATGCGCCAATTTCCTGTAAAAGGTTGTTACGctcaacttcaaaaacattaaaagaGATTGATGACGCTACTAATAGTAAAGTtatagaaaaggaaaatttaaatattaaacagaGTAAACGTAAAGATTCCTCAATTGATTCTATCATTGCTGAAATGGATACTAATGATAGCAAAACACAGCTGGACGAAAAATACAAATCAAGGAACTTCCACCATCCATCAGACTCGAAACGGAAACAGTCCTTACAGAAAGATGCACATCGAACAAAATCATGTCATAACGAAGCAAATCAAAAGTCTGAAGAAAAGCTAAAAAGGGAGAGCTTCCAAGAAAAGGAAATTGTTAGTTATAATGACATTGATATGTTTAGTACGGAATCTGAATTAGATCATGTTAGCTGTAATGATAAAATGGATAACACTGATTTAATAAACCATGAAACaccaaaaaaattagaaaatcaTACTGAATCTAGGAGAATATTAAGAAGTAGTATTTCGTCTAATCAAGGCACTAACAAGACTGACACTACCATAATCACTAGAGCAACAGATCAAAATGTTaatgaagaaaaaattaaatgcttTCACAAACCTTCCAATGCCAGAGAAAGTCGAAATTCAGAAAACAATGATATTGATGGcaacattattaattttgagaaaagtgTTCTTTGTAAAATGATAGAAAAATATGCAAGAAATGTGATAAAATACGCACCGAGAAAAATATCAG atAAAGTTATGAAGCCACTTTACGACAAGTTTGACAAGGTGTTATTAGAAATTGTGGAATTAACCCCTAAGAAAGCCATAGCTTGGGTAAAAAAATTCGCAGCAGACATTGTTGAGCATTGGACAAAGAAGCAATTCCTCATAGTTCTAATGAACTATCTTCAAAATCCCTCACGAAAATTAGAACTATTTAGCAAAGTAAATTTCAATCCTGGACCACCAATGACAAAACAAGAATactatattttgattttgttgaACGAGATAAACTCGATCAGACCAAATTATAACATTGTGTCAAATGTTCTGAATAACATTGAGTTTACATTGTTCCAATTGAATAAAAGTCCTGTTTTTGACACTATAGAGACACTATCACATTTCTATGCAGTGATATGCAGGTATCATATTCTAAAGAGACAACTAAGAACATTTTTGTTAGATGCTATGTATTGTCTCCAATTCAAAGCAATACCTCTTATTAAGCAATGCTTAAGTGTATGGAATCAGATATTACCACTGGCACATATGAACTATG cTAAGAGCCCGCTTATCACCTGTATTGTGTATTTGTTACATTTCTATAAATGCAAGGATCCATTCAACCGAGTTAGCGAGATCCGTTACTTGTTACAAAAAAAGCATTTCTTTACAATAACAGATTGGAACGAAGCAAAAATATTGGATATGTTTTCTAATGCAATAACAGAAGTGAAAG ataatcCAGCAGAACAGAAAATGTTACGAATAGCTTTACTGATTGTTGCTAAGAGGCTTGGACCAAAATGGTGCCAGAAGCATATAATTACTGATAAATTGTTGCCGCTTATCGAAAAACAGGGTACAACGAAAAAAGTGAAAATATTCTGCATCAAATTGCTTGGACCACTCGTAAAGCCATTTCCAGCGACAATGAAAGTTCAttgtgaaattattgttaacAGGCTTTGTGATATGCTGTATGAAAatg GATCACTTGAGATAAAAGAGGCGATCGCGTACAGTTTAATATTCATGAATAAACACAGTCCAAATAAAGTGACAGAAGCTCTAATGTCCTGGCAGCCAACAAAAATATCTCTCGAACTTGAATGCTTATTAAAGGATTTTGTGAGGGAGAAACCTTTTCATGCGTGGAAAATGATTGTTAGCAGGGTGCAGAATAATTATTGA